In Rubrivirga marina, the following are encoded in one genomic region:
- the secG gene encoding preprotein translocase subunit SecG, producing the protein MFYFLIVLILIIAILMGITVLLQSGKGGGLAGIASGGQTTQILGARQAPDFLEKATWSLGWTFLALCLITTFFIPRAGGGGSILQERAGELPSAAPAPIEAPAQGGELPTANPATPTAPDVPPTQE; encoded by the coding sequence GTGTTCTACTTCCTGATCGTCCTGATCCTCATCATCGCCATCCTGATGGGCATCACCGTCCTGCTGCAGAGCGGCAAGGGCGGCGGGCTCGCCGGTATCGCCAGCGGCGGCCAGACGACCCAGATCCTCGGCGCGCGGCAGGCGCCCGACTTCCTCGAGAAGGCCACGTGGTCGCTCGGCTGGACCTTCCTCGCGCTCTGCCTCATCACGACGTTCTTCATCCCGCGAGCGGGCGGCGGCGGGTCGATCCTTCAGGAGCGGGCGGGCGAGCTCCCCTCGGCGGCCCCGGCGCCGATCGAGGCCCCGGCCCAGGGCGGCGAGCTCCCGACGGCGAACCCGGCCACGCCGACGGCCCCCGACGTCCCGCCGACGCAGGAGTAG
- a CDS encoding NUDIX domain-containing protein, producing MDLTERSLRSEQVYDGVLLDVRRDEVRLPNGETSGREWIKHPGASAVVPIDDEGRVILLRQYRFGPGREFWEVPAGKFDSDGEEALDVAKRELAEEAGVEAAAWTRLGQTFPAIGYSDETIHLFLAEGLSRTEEHVDDDEFVEPFRMPFAEAAAMARRGEIEDAKSCVALLLAAAVVDARDLD from the coding sequence ATGGACCTCACCGAACGCTCGCTCCGCTCCGAACAGGTCTACGACGGCGTCCTGCTGGACGTCCGCCGAGACGAGGTCCGCCTGCCGAACGGCGAGACCTCCGGCCGAGAGTGGATCAAACACCCGGGCGCCTCGGCCGTCGTGCCGATCGACGACGAGGGCCGGGTGATCCTGCTGCGGCAGTACCGGTTCGGCCCGGGGCGCGAGTTCTGGGAGGTCCCCGCCGGGAAGTTCGACTCCGACGGTGAGGAAGCGCTGGACGTGGCGAAGCGCGAGCTGGCGGAGGAGGCGGGCGTCGAGGCCGCCGCGTGGACCCGCCTCGGGCAGACGTTCCCCGCGATCGGCTATTCCGACGAGACGATCCACCTGTTCCTCGCCGAGGGCCTGTCGCGAACGGAGGAGCACGTCGACGACGACGAGTTCGTCGAGCCGTTTCGGATGCCGTTCGCCGAAGCCGCCGCGATGGCGCGGCGGGGCGAGATCGAGGACGCCAAGTCGTGCGTGGCGCTCCTCCTGGCGGCCGCTGTGGTCGACGCGCGGGATCTCGACTGA
- a CDS encoding FAD-dependent oxidoreductase, which yields MRIAIIGGLAAGPAAAAEAKRRAPDAEVVLFEEGPNISVGTCEMPYLIGGVIDPSVDLVVVSPAEMERTRGVEVRIRHRVTALDPARGRLTVEALDFGSTREEAFDRFVLATGARARRLGVDGEEAAGVFTVRDLVDTEQIRRWLDTEDVRHVVVAGGGYIGLEMAEAMRERGLRATILDPKGRVLGGAVACEASDLMDRAVRGAGVLVRPERATEVLTDDRGRVRAVRTDRGEIVGCQMLIVSVGVEPRAELAEAAGLRLGDMGGVTVDDEMRTSHRHVWACGDLVQIPRAPDGRRVLWPLATTARRTARVAARNVAKPGSDRFRPFAGAVAVRAFGVEVGSVGLSMQRAKGAGLDAFATDIRHVSRTKAFPGASPIDVRLVVERRTGRILGGQVVGAEGAALRANVLVPLVIRGSTVRELAEDLDLVYNPPVAPAVDPLKVAASRALRSL from the coding sequence ATGCGGATCGCCATCATCGGAGGCCTCGCCGCGGGCCCGGCCGCCGCCGCCGAGGCCAAGCGCCGAGCACCCGACGCCGAGGTCGTCCTGTTCGAGGAGGGGCCGAACATCTCAGTCGGGACCTGCGAGATGCCGTACCTCATCGGCGGGGTCATCGACCCGTCGGTGGACCTGGTCGTCGTCTCGCCCGCGGAGATGGAGCGGACGCGCGGGGTCGAGGTCCGCATCCGCCACCGCGTGACCGCGCTTGACCCCGCGCGCGGCCGGCTGACGGTCGAGGCGCTCGACTTCGGGTCCACGAGGGAGGAGGCGTTCGACCGGTTCGTCCTCGCGACCGGCGCCCGGGCCCGCCGCCTCGGCGTCGACGGGGAGGAGGCCGCAGGCGTGTTCACGGTCCGCGACCTCGTCGACACCGAGCAGATCCGACGGTGGCTCGACACCGAGGACGTCCGCCACGTCGTGGTCGCGGGGGGCGGCTACATCGGGCTGGAGATGGCGGAGGCGATGCGCGAGCGCGGCCTCCGGGCGACGATCCTCGACCCGAAGGGCCGCGTGCTTGGGGGCGCCGTCGCGTGCGAGGCGAGTGACCTCATGGACCGAGCCGTCCGCGGGGCCGGCGTGCTCGTTCGGCCGGAGCGTGCGACTGAGGTGCTGACCGACGACCGGGGCCGCGTCCGCGCCGTGCGCACCGACCGCGGCGAGATCGTCGGGTGCCAGATGCTGATCGTGTCGGTCGGCGTCGAGCCTCGCGCCGAGCTCGCCGAGGCGGCCGGCCTCCGGCTCGGCGACATGGGCGGCGTGACGGTCGACGACGAGATGCGGACGTCGCACCGCCACGTCTGGGCCTGCGGCGACCTCGTCCAGATTCCCCGCGCCCCCGACGGCCGCCGCGTCCTCTGGCCCCTCGCCACCACGGCGCGGCGGACCGCACGTGTCGCGGCGCGCAACGTGGCGAAACCCGGCAGCGACCGATTCCGGCCGTTCGCGGGCGCCGTTGCCGTCCGCGCGTTCGGCGTCGAGGTCGGGTCGGTCGGTCTGTCGATGCAGCGCGCGAAAGGCGCCGGCCTCGACGCGTTCGCGACCGACATCCGGCACGTGAGCCGGACGAAGGCCTTCCCGGGCGCCTCGCCCATCGACGTCCGCCTCGTGGTCGAGCGGCGGACCGGCCGGATCCTCGGCGGCCAGGTCGTCGGGGCCGAGGGCGCCGCGCTCCGGGCCAACGTCCTCGTCCCGCTCGTCATCCGCGGCAGCACCGTCCGCGAGCTGGCCGAAGACCTCGACCTCGTCTACAACCCCCCCGTCGCGCCGGCCGTCGACCCCCTGAAAGTCGCCGCCAGCCGGGCGCTCCGCTCGCTCTAG
- a CDS encoding SET domain-containing protein translates to MFLIPTQLKPSAIHGTGVFAVDPIPAGTVLWEFTEGVDWRIEADDLAAFPEPYQSRLRAWTYLDVDGRYVLCGDTAKFMNHSDHPNCDEPDGQTVANRDIAAGEELTCDYRTFDVESQERGEAFDPASA, encoded by the coding sequence ATGTTTCTGATTCCAACCCAGCTCAAGCCCAGCGCCATCCACGGCACGGGCGTGTTCGCCGTCGACCCGATCCCGGCTGGCACCGTCCTGTGGGAGTTCACCGAGGGCGTCGACTGGCGCATCGAGGCGGACGACCTCGCGGCGTTCCCGGAGCCGTACCAGTCGAGGCTCCGCGCCTGGACCTACCTCGACGTCGACGGCCGCTACGTCCTCTGCGGCGACACGGCCAAGTTCATGAACCACTCCGACCACCCGAACTGCGACGAGCCCGACGGGCAGACCGTCGCCAACCGCGACATCGCGGCGGGAGAGGAGTTGACGTGTGACTACCGGACGTTCGACGTCGAGAGCCAGGAGCGGGGCGAGGCCTTCGATCCGGCCTCGGCCTGA
- a CDS encoding deoxyhypusine synthase family protein → MSRPISDFVRHHYRHFNAAALVDAAEGYRAHVDGGGKMLVALAGAMSTAELGLSLAEMIRRGHVDIISCTGANLEEDLFNLVAHDHYERIPNWRDLTPADEQALLERGMNRVTDTCIPEEEAFRRLEDALLDEWRRMEAEGERLFPHQVLYRILRSGRLEEHYQIDPEDSWLAAAAERDLPIVTPGWEDSTTGNIFAAHVLQGDVSSPHLVKHGIEFMTWLADWYTDNSDGPGIGFFQIGGGIAGDFPICVVPMLEQDMDRRTPLWSYFAQISDSTTSYGSYSGAVPNEKITWGKLAEDTPRFLIESDATIVAPLIFQYVLERSEGASK, encoded by the coding sequence ATGAGCCGCCCGATCTCGGACTTCGTCCGCCACCACTACCGCCACTTCAACGCCGCCGCGCTCGTCGACGCCGCCGAGGGGTACCGGGCCCACGTCGACGGCGGGGGCAAGATGCTCGTCGCCCTCGCGGGCGCCATGAGCACGGCCGAGCTGGGCCTGTCGCTCGCCGAGATGATCCGACGGGGCCACGTCGACATCATCTCGTGCACGGGCGCCAACCTCGAAGAGGACCTGTTCAACCTCGTGGCGCACGACCACTACGAGCGGATCCCGAACTGGCGCGACCTCACGCCGGCCGACGAGCAGGCCCTCCTCGAGCGGGGCATGAACCGCGTGACGGACACGTGCATCCCCGAGGAGGAGGCGTTCCGGCGTCTCGAAGACGCGCTCCTCGACGAGTGGCGGCGGATGGAGGCCGAGGGCGAGCGCCTCTTCCCGCACCAGGTGCTCTACCGGATCCTCCGGTCCGGCCGCCTGGAGGAGCACTACCAGATCGACCCCGAGGACTCGTGGCTCGCGGCCGCCGCCGAGCGCGACCTGCCCATCGTCACGCCGGGCTGGGAGGACTCGACGACGGGCAACATCTTCGCCGCGCACGTGCTCCAGGGCGACGTGTCGAGCCCTCACCTCGTCAAGCACGGGATCGAGTTCATGACGTGGCTCGCCGACTGGTACACGGACAACAGTGACGGACCGGGCATCGGGTTCTTCCAGATCGGGGGCGGCATCGCGGGCGACTTCCCGATCTGCGTCGTCCCGATGCTGGAGCAGGACATGGACCGGCGGACGCCGCTGTGGAGCTACTTCGCCCAGATCTCCGACTCGACCACGAGCTACGGCTCGTACTCCGGCGCGGTCCCGAACGAGAAGATCACCTGGGGCAAGCTGGCGGAGGACACCCCGCGGTTCCTCATCGAGAGCGACGCCACGATCGTCGCCCCGCTCATTTTTCAGTACGTCTTGGAGCGGTCCGAGGGGGCCTCGAAATAG
- the speA gene encoding biosynthetic arginine decarboxylase: MSDLAPSPLSDAVEDLDAPDAWTPADAEALYHMPAWGEGFFGVNDDGNVCARPDAARDGHIDLAAVVDEVVAGGLPLPAVIRFQDILAARVQALNAAFRQAAEDAEYGGGYTSVYPVKVNQLREVVDEIVEAGRPFGSGIECGSKAELVATLPRLESDDMLCLVNGYKDAAMLRLILTFQRLGRKVLPIVEKASEFEQILKLSDDAGQAPAFGVRVKLAAVAPGPWTKSGGSLSKFGVSLPELVALADRLIEEGRPEALRLLHFHLGSQIGDVAALKHAVREIARVYAGLVRRGLTPEYLDVGGGLGVNYDALPLGAGAGGVDYSVQEYANAVVYAAKEVCDAEGVPEPRLVTENGRAVTAHHSVLVVDVLGATRKPDVADDFELPKGAHPVAGELDALRETAASARGLGELLEVLHDANESREKAHALFQYGYLDLDAAALAERLYWAVCRLIHERVEAAGPEWAPPELDALGDALADQLLCDFSVFQSLMDHWALGQRFPIMPIAGLDQEPTRRARLVDITCDSDGEIAKFVAPEGARRALEVHDLPTGPPDEPYRLGVFLVGAYQDILGDAHNLFGGVSEAHVYLDEDEPSGYYVEETIRGTTVEEMLARVQYFPSDLQARVQTLLREKARAGVVRPKEAQAILADYRAFFPQTTYLDPT; encoded by the coding sequence GTGTCCGACCTCGCCCCCTCCCCCCTCTCCGACGCCGTCGAGGACCTCGACGCCCCCGACGCCTGGACGCCGGCCGACGCCGAGGCGCTGTATCACATGCCGGCCTGGGGCGAGGGCTTCTTCGGCGTCAACGACGACGGGAACGTCTGCGCCCGCCCCGACGCCGCGCGCGACGGCCACATCGACCTCGCGGCCGTCGTCGACGAAGTCGTCGCGGGCGGGCTCCCGCTCCCGGCCGTCATCCGCTTCCAGGACATCCTCGCGGCGCGCGTCCAGGCGCTGAACGCCGCGTTCCGACAGGCCGCCGAGGACGCCGAGTACGGCGGCGGCTACACGTCGGTCTACCCGGTCAAGGTGAACCAGCTCCGCGAGGTGGTCGACGAGATCGTCGAGGCGGGGCGGCCGTTCGGGAGCGGGATCGAGTGCGGCTCCAAGGCCGAGCTCGTCGCGACGCTCCCGCGGCTGGAGTCCGACGACATGCTGTGCCTCGTCAACGGCTACAAGGACGCGGCGATGCTCCGCCTCATCCTGACCTTCCAGCGACTCGGCCGAAAGGTGCTGCCGATCGTCGAGAAGGCGTCCGAGTTCGAGCAGATCTTGAAGCTCTCGGACGACGCGGGGCAGGCGCCGGCGTTCGGCGTCCGCGTCAAGCTGGCGGCCGTCGCGCCGGGGCCGTGGACGAAGTCGGGCGGGAGCCTCTCGAAGTTCGGCGTGAGCTTGCCCGAGTTGGTGGCGCTCGCGGACCGCCTGATCGAGGAGGGGCGGCCGGAGGCGCTCCGGCTCCTCCACTTCCACCTCGGCAGCCAGATCGGCGACGTCGCGGCCCTCAAGCACGCAGTCCGCGAGATCGCCCGCGTCTACGCCGGGCTCGTCCGGCGCGGGCTGACGCCCGAGTACCTCGACGTCGGCGGCGGGCTCGGCGTCAACTACGACGCGCTCCCGCTCGGCGCCGGCGCCGGCGGCGTCGACTACTCCGTCCAGGAGTATGCCAACGCCGTCGTCTACGCCGCCAAAGAGGTGTGCGACGCCGAGGGCGTGCCCGAGCCCCGCCTCGTGACCGAGAACGGCCGCGCCGTGACGGCCCACCACTCCGTCCTCGTGGTCGACGTCCTCGGCGCGACGCGCAAGCCGGACGTGGCCGACGACTTCGAGCTCCCGAAGGGCGCCCACCCGGTCGCAGGCGAGCTCGACGCGCTCCGCGAGACGGCGGCCTCGGCACGCGGATTGGGCGAGCTGCTGGAGGTGCTCCACGACGCGAACGAGTCGCGCGAGAAGGCCCACGCCCTCTTCCAGTACGGCTACCTCGACCTCGACGCCGCCGCCCTCGCTGAGCGCCTCTACTGGGCCGTCTGCCGCCTCATCCACGAGCGCGTCGAGGCGGCCGGACCGGAGTGGGCGCCGCCCGAGCTCGACGCCCTCGGCGACGCCCTCGCCGACCAGCTCCTGTGCGACTTCTCGGTGTTCCAGTCGCTCATGGACCACTGGGCCCTCGGCCAGCGCTTCCCCATCATGCCCATCGCCGGGCTCGACCAGGAACCCACGCGCCGCGCCCGACTCGTCGACATCACGTGCGACTCGGACGGCGAGATCGCCAAGTTCGTCGCGCCGGAGGGCGCGCGACGCGCGCTCGAAGTCCACGACCTCCCGACCGGTCCGCCGGACGAGCCGTACCGCCTCGGCGTGTTTCTGGTGGGGGCGTATCAGGACATCCTCGGCGACGCGCACAACCTGTTCGGTGGGGTCAGTGAGGCGCACGTGTACCTCGACGAGGACGAGCCCTCGGGCTACTACGTCGAGGAAACGATCCGCGGGACGACCGTCGAGGAGATGCTGGCGCGGGTCCAGTACTTCCCGTCCGACCTCCAGGCGCGCGTCCAGACGCTCCTCCGCGAGAAGGCCCGCGCGGGCGTGGTCCGCCCGAAGGAGGCCCAGGCCATCCTCGCCGACTACCGCGCGTTCTTCCCCCAGACGACGTACCTCGACCCGACGTGA
- a CDS encoding carbon-nitrogen hydrolase — MPDTVSLGLVQMAMSTDRDANLARAKELVRECAAEGAQVVCLPELFLSPYFCKTESTEPFGWAEPIPGPTTEALEPLAKELDVVIVASLFEKRARGLYHNTAAVIDGPHGYAGKYRKMHIPDDPLYYEKYYFAPGDLGFKSWRTTRGDLGVLVCWDQWYPEAARATALQGADVLFYPTAIGWHPSEKDSHGDAQREAWITIQRSHAVANGVYVVAVNRTGFEPVTLDDPDAEREGRGIQFWGSSFIVGPDGQILSQLGEEDEGVLVVEADLGAIDEQRHGWPFLRDRRVDAYGDIGQRYGS, encoded by the coding sequence ATGCCCGACACCGTTTCCCTCGGCCTCGTCCAGATGGCGATGTCGACCGACCGCGACGCCAACCTCGCCCGAGCGAAGGAGCTGGTCCGCGAGTGCGCCGCCGAAGGCGCGCAGGTCGTCTGCCTGCCCGAGTTGTTCCTCTCGCCGTACTTCTGCAAGACGGAGAGCACGGAGCCGTTCGGCTGGGCCGAGCCGATCCCCGGCCCGACGACGGAGGCGCTGGAGCCCCTGGCGAAGGAGCTCGACGTCGTGATCGTGGCGTCCCTGTTCGAGAAGCGCGCCCGGGGCCTCTACCACAACACGGCGGCCGTCATCGACGGGCCGCACGGGTATGCGGGCAAGTACCGGAAGATGCACATCCCGGACGACCCGCTCTACTACGAGAAGTACTACTTCGCGCCCGGCGACCTCGGGTTCAAGTCGTGGCGGACGACGCGCGGCGACCTCGGCGTGCTCGTCTGCTGGGACCAGTGGTACCCCGAGGCGGCCCGGGCCACGGCGCTCCAGGGCGCCGACGTCCTGTTCTACCCGACGGCCATCGGCTGGCACCCGAGCGAGAAGGACTCGCACGGGGACGCGCAGCGCGAGGCGTGGATCACCATCCAGCGGTCGCACGCCGTCGCCAACGGCGTCTACGTCGTCGCCGTCAACCGGACCGGGTTCGAGCCGGTGACGCTCGACGACCCCGACGCCGAGCGCGAGGGGCGCGGCATCCAGTTCTGGGGCTCGTCGTTCATCGTCGGGCCCGACGGCCAGATCCTCAGCCAGCTCGGCGAGGAGGACGAGGGCGTGCTCGTGGTCGAGGCCGACCTCGGCGCCATCGACGAGCAGCGCCACGGGTGGCCGTTCCTCCGGGACCGCCGTGTGGACGCCTACGGCGACATCGGCCAGCGCTACGGGAGCTGA
- a CDS encoding agmatine deiminase family protein, translated as MAERTPTLGSPAARGFRRRAEWEPHDCTWLVWPHCEDTWPGYVLDERVAPSYVAMVDALRLGETVRVIVQSEDHAEEVRQRLAASGIAAVRESPEADAAVRLHVWPTDDEWIRDFGALVVRNAAGDRLATDWVFNAWGGKYDRTEQNNTVPVLMAEAHCLEREPYDVVLEGGSVDVNGAGLALTTESCLLNPNRNPELSRDEVEQLLLNGLGIQETIWLGDGIAGDDTDGHVDDFARFVGERTVVVAQEPDAGDVNHEPLEEAVGRLRAWRGRDGRGLEVVELPMPPALFEGDERLPASYANFLIANAAVLMPSFDVPQDDAAAAVLERVTGRPVARIPARALVWGLGACHCLSQDVPA; from the coding sequence ATGGCCGAGCGCACCCCGACGCTGGGCTCGCCGGCCGCCCGCGGCTTCCGCCGCCGCGCCGAGTGGGAGCCCCACGACTGCACGTGGCTCGTGTGGCCCCACTGCGAGGACACGTGGCCGGGCTACGTCCTCGACGAGCGCGTCGCGCCGTCGTACGTGGCCATGGTCGACGCCCTCCGCCTCGGCGAGACCGTGCGCGTGATCGTGCAGAGCGAGGACCACGCCGAGGAAGTCCGCCAGCGGCTGGCGGCGTCGGGCATCGCGGCGGTCCGCGAGTCGCCCGAGGCGGACGCGGCCGTGCGGCTCCACGTCTGGCCGACCGACGACGAGTGGATCCGCGACTTCGGCGCGCTCGTCGTGCGGAACGCGGCCGGCGACCGGCTCGCGACCGACTGGGTCTTCAACGCCTGGGGCGGGAAGTACGACCGGACGGAGCAGAACAACACGGTGCCGGTGCTCATGGCGGAGGCGCACTGCCTCGAACGGGAGCCGTACGACGTGGTGCTCGAAGGTGGGTCCGTCGACGTCAACGGCGCCGGGCTGGCGCTGACGACAGAGAGCTGCCTCCTCAACCCGAACCGGAACCCGGAGTTGAGCCGTGACGAGGTCGAGCAGTTGCTCCTCAACGGCCTGGGCATCCAGGAAACCATCTGGCTCGGCGACGGCATCGCCGGCGACGACACGGACGGCCACGTCGACGACTTCGCCCGGTTCGTCGGCGAGCGGACCGTCGTGGTGGCGCAGGAGCCGGATGCGGGCGACGTCAACCACGAGCCGCTGGAGGAGGCCGTCGGCCGGCTCCGCGCCTGGCGCGGGCGCGATGGCCGCGGCCTCGAGGTGGTCGAGCTCCCAATGCCGCCCGCGCTCTTCGAAGGCGACGAGCGGCTGCCGGCGAGCTACGCCAACTTCCTGATCGCCAACGCCGCCGTGCTGATGCCGTCGTTCGACGTCCCGCAGGACGACGCGGCGGCGGCCGTCCTGGAGCGCGTGACCGGCCGGCCCGTCGCGCGGATCCCGGCGCGGGCGCTCGTCTGGGGCCTCGGCGCGTGCCACTGCCTCAGCCAGGACGTGCCCGCGTAG